One Sediminibacillus dalangtanensis genomic region harbors:
- the rimP gene encoding ribosome maturation factor RimP: MSAKVTETTEKLVQPILQEMNLELVDIEFEKEGKNWFLRVFVDKEGGVDIEECGQVSEQLSEKLDAEDPVTTPYFLEVSSPGAERPLKKPKDFQANINNNIHVKLYEPINGEKEYEGVLKGFDDDTITLEVKVKTRKQEIQLPYDKVAKARLAVSFN; the protein is encoded by the coding sequence TTGAGTGCAAAAGTAACCGAAACAACAGAAAAACTTGTTCAACCTATATTGCAAGAAATGAATTTGGAACTCGTGGACATTGAATTTGAAAAAGAAGGTAAAAATTGGTTCCTGCGCGTTTTCGTGGACAAAGAAGGTGGCGTCGACATTGAAGAATGTGGCCAAGTTTCCGAGCAGCTCAGTGAAAAACTGGATGCAGAAGACCCGGTGACTACTCCATATTTTTTGGAAGTGTCATCGCCTGGTGCCGAAAGGCCGCTGAAGAAACCAAAGGATTTTCAGGCGAATATCAACAACAATATTCACGTGAAGCTGTATGAACCGATAAATGGCGAAAAAGAGTATGAAGGTGTACTGAAGGGTTTTGATGATGATACCATCACATTAGAAGTGAAAGTCAAGACACGTAAACAAGAGATACAATTACCGTACGATAAAGTTGCAAAGGCGCGCTTGGCGGTATCATTTAACTAA